The sequence ttgctccccccacccccacccatatCCAGACTAATTCATGCAGTCATGATCTAATTTTTTATTCCGTTCTTTTGAGTGTTTACTATACCAGACCTGTATGAACGCTAACATTCTTGTATGTATTGTATCTGAGATCTGGACCTCATACAGTAAACTGAAATTGATctcgtggcgcaacggtagcgcgtctgactccagatcagaaggttgcgtgttcGAATCACGTCGGGATCATTATTTATAGGGCACTGCTTCTATTTGGTCGGTACCTAACTTTAATCCCATGATTTGAAGCAGCAACACCGTCCTTATAGCCGGAGGTGTAATGATTGAAACGTCTCATCCCTGTACACCAACTATAAAAGCAGTCAATTCTACTTGCATTTATTCTACTTTGGgattatttttcttgttttattactgtcttGCTGTGTTTTCACGCCTATTTTAGCGTATATGGATTATTGCAAAGTAACATATAAATGTTATGCAATTAAGTAATTCATAATAGGTAATATAGATTGCATTTTGGTGTAATTTGgagatgttgggggggggggggggggggggcgtggtgaGGGCGTCTGCGCCGGACGCGTCTCCCAGCGACACTCCCCGCTTTCGTTTTCGCTGGGAACTTCGTCCCGGAACTCCCGCCGTTGCGGCTGTCACGGTTTAAGCTGGGGGTTCGGTCCAATATGGCGGCGGACGGATGGAAATACTGATGACAGTCCGGAAGATCGCCTCGATTTGTACGATGGTAAGCGCTTCTCACGCCGCTCCGCGCGCAGAGCCCCGGGAACCAGAGACCGCGTTGCCCCTGCCGCTTTGCGGGCCCGCGGCTGGGGCAAAGCGAGGCTCCGAGGGCGACGCTTTCAGGAAGTGAACCCATCCCCTGCGCTCGTCGTTAttgtagttttatttttaatttttttactgttattatttttattattattgcggAAACCGTTAAAGTCAGGCGTATTTAGTGTGTTCGTTACGCACCAGCTGCAGGGCCGAGCAGCGGACGGGCCGGCCCGGCCACCTTACCCCAGCGGCTAGCGGTTAGCAAGCGCCTACCGTCTGCCTGCACTGCCGGCTCTCTAACCGCACATGCCGGTTATGAGTTTTTGAAGCAAAGGTTCGCATTTCTACTCCGGTATTCCGGCGGCCCGCTTTCCCCTTCGTGCTGAGGCGGCCTGGTGCACCTTTTATGAAGCCCGTCGCTTGCGTGGTACGATGCCCTCCTGAGCGCCAGCGTTATTTTACCCTCCAGCCTCTGGTAGAACGCAGTGTGCGGGGGTTGCTACTCTCGGGACTGCTACTCTCCGGCTCTCCTGCAGTCTTTTGCGGGGTGTTTAAACTCTCAAGCAGTTTCACACCTTTGCATAGCCCGAACATGCGGTGTGATCCCGATATGGACGGGCACAATGGAGGGGTGCCTTGGGCCGTGTAAGATGCTACGTATCTTTTTTTTAAAGACACTTGAATTCTGCGGTTTGGCTGAGCGTCGGAGCTCTTCAGCTGAAGGATCACATCACAGGCACAGTAATCCTGCATCCTCTCTTCCTGGCAGCGGTCGGCCAATACGTCTGGCTCGAATATTATCTTGGCCCGCAGGCATTGTCACGTGATTTATTGAAAAGCAGCAAGGATTTGGGACATTTCGGAGCAATCCCAACTTCCCCGCATCGACCGAGTGTGCATGCAGGGGTTGCCGATTGCCTGGTGTGGAGAGCAGACTCCACGGCAGCCGGGAGGCTCTCCAGCCATGTCCTGCATGTCAGATTGCGTGTGACTTTGCGTCATCAGCAAAGGACCCGGGGCTGGATGTGGGTTATATATCTACACAGAATGCAACTTGCATGTAACATGATCTCCTCTTACGTCCAAAATGTCATGTCAGAAGCAGTTAAGATTTCTGCTATTCTGTTTGATTCATATTACTGGGACAGTGAAGGTTTAACTTTTTCTTACCCCTGACACAAgctgtttctttattttttattattattttttttgtcatgtaGGGCGCCAATGCCTCTGCTTTGGAGAAGGAGATTGGACCAGAACAGTTTCCTGTAAATGAACATTACTTTGGATTGGTGAATGTAAGTGTCATGCAAGTCTGCTGTATTTCTATTTGCGCAATCCCCTCTCTAGTCCCACCCCTAAAAGAAATGGGTGCATACATTGAGCAATATTGGTATCAGTTGAGTGGTAAATggtaaaatcattttaaatcataGCAGTGTTGGTTGTATTTAGGGATGCTCTAGGTGCTGTTTAGAATTCACAAGTCGGCATCGTTGAGTAGTTTGTGTTTACGGGCATTGGGTGCCGTTACAAACAAGTGTGAGGATGCACATCTGTGTTTGCTTACATGCGTGATGGCTTTCCGTCTTTCCCGACTCTGCTGTCACGTCAGGTCCATGCGGAGCTGTCTGCTCTCTCCCTGTTGTTTGGAAGCAGCCACTGGCAAATGAGTAACTCTTCAAAGTAACTCTTATTCCTTTATCAATTACTTTACAAAGATATTCTTGTCGTTTCCCAGTCCAGTTGTTTTACGTCTGTACTGAACTGTTCTCTATTTTACCTTTGTGGGCTTATTTAGTGGGTACTGAACACGAAATATTTCCAGTGTTCCTCAGACATTATATAGGTTAAGCTGCCCCGCAGCAATCCCATGTTTAAAAAGTATGTCACTGGATTATCTTAGTACCTGGTTAAATCATTTAGTGCTTTAGTCACCtttatcttaactgcacgtggTGCACGTTCTGTGATTTGATTATCTTAATGCATGACCTTGTCCACACACACTTGTAGACCTTTGTGTTGGTGTGCTACAGCCACACATTTATAATACGTTGGTGTGTTTAAGGTATATTAAAACCAGCTTGCACAATAGACTTTATTCCAAGAGCAAAGTCAGACCCGCTGTTGCCAGAATATTTGACCTTGACCTCGAACTTCGGATTTTCCCTCTTTTTGGCTTATTCTTAGCGTGGTCGTGAGGCAGAGAATGAGTGCCCTGTGCAGGGACCCTTGGAATGGCACTGAGATTGTTTGCCAGCTCCGGACCGGAGAACAGGCTGCTCCCCAAAGCCAGGATTTATTTTTAGACGCGCTGTAGTGACCTACAGACAAATTAAAGTGAAACTGCCTTATAAAAATCCCCGTCTCCTAATGCAAGACATTACTGGGTAATAAACTGTTTACACGACTTCCATTATTAACCATCTGGATGCCCCAGCCTTCTGTAATCCATCATATTGTCTCCGAATTAAATTTCCTGCCCTTATAAGCTCGGCTTGTGTGTTTATGCAGTTATATTTTCATCGTTTTTATTCGTCATGATTTGACAATGTTATTGTCGCATTAACGTTCACACTACAAAAGACTGTGGTCAAACGCGTCCCTGTCCACCTCAGCTAGTGGTTTGACTGATCGGGTCACAATGCGTAGTGATGGTCCTGTACACTCGTATTCAACACTTGTGATCCAATTGCCTAGGAcacatttaaaaaccaagtgtaAATGGCCTGAGTTTTCTGCCgttggtttattttattttccgcTCCTTTATTAATTCCCTCATGTTATTCCAGATGAGTTGCTTTTGGTCTCCCCTTAATGACGTTTCTCTCTCTTGTCTGCCCTTGTGCTCCAGTTCGGCAACACCTGCTACTGCAACTCAGTGCTACAGGCGCTGTACTTCTGCCGGCCGTTCAGGGAGAAGGTGCTGGCTTACAAGATGCAGCCGCGGCGAAAGGAGAACCTGCTCACCTGCCTGGCCGACCTGTTCAACAGCATTGCCACGCAGAAGAAGAAGGTGGGCGTCATCCCGCCCAAGAAGTTTATCTCCCGGCTGCGGAAAGAGAACGGTGAGATCAACAGGGTGTGAGTGAAGGaggatgtgtgtgtctgctgtctgtgtcggggggggggggggggggttctgtttaCAATCTATAAGGTACTTTTTTTGGAACACGAAAGGTGCGCGTATGCTAAACCAGTGGTTTTTAACCTTTTCGCACTGATGCACTCTGCAGTTTACACCAATCGATGCCTATTGCACAAATCCGATTGgttgtgccagtgaattttacatTAAGCGTctggtttggcttcttggattggttgagtgttcacGAGTTTTGCGCTAAACGTTTGCTGACCCGGGACCCGTTTATATAGGATCATTCTaggattggggctgggaaatctgatcgtggatcagcataggagcttcctggctttaaaatgcttacatttccaactctgcctcgtgaccctttcagactTTGCCACAACCCAAATTTGGGTCGCGACCCATGGGTTGAGAATCAGTGGGTTAAGCATTTAGATTTTGTAACAATGGTAGCAGGTTGTCATTTTTGCATTATTTCAGATGGTCTTTTTGTTAACAGACCTGAAGAGTTCAGAGAAAGATCTGTTCCATTACAACAGGGGTGGCccgtcttatccagaaagggctgttGGGTTAGATTAGATGACTAATTTGCCAAGGAGTCCCCACACCTGGGTTTTAACAGCTGTATTAAAGGTTATCCCAGGAACCTGCACACACGCTAGCCCCTTATGGATGATTTCCCACCCCTGCATTACAAACTCCCTCTGTGTGAAATCATGCGTGCAGTTTGTTTTGTACATTACCTCATAGTATTAATCAGTTCTAAAATTAAACTCTGCTTTGCTTTCTTTGGCCTTGGGTTTGGCTACGTTAACATTTCCGTTATCATTTGATGGCTGTTGTAGTCAGAAAAATACCTCGTCGCCCCTGGTAATCCCATCGTCCTTCTCCAGAGCTCTTCGACAATTACATGCAGCAAGATGCGCACGAGTTCCTCAACTACTTGCTCAATACCATCGCCGATCTCCTGCTGGAGGAGAAGAGTCAGGAGAGGCAGCAGAACGGCAAGCTGGTGTCCAACGGCGGAGGGGGCGGCAGCGGGAACGGCCCCGAGGCGGAGGAACAAGAGAGAACTCAGCAGACCTGGGTCCATGAGATCTTCCAGGGCACGCTGACCAATGAGACCCGGTGCCTCAACTGCGAAgcggtgaggtgggaggaggtcAGGTGGCGATGCGGGAGCGAGGCGGAGAGGAGATGGAAATCAAACACTCTCGCCATTCTACAATTGACGGATTTCGATTTTGAAAGATATTGGGTGGAATTGGAGAGCTGGGCTTAAAAATAGGAATTAAAAATAGGAAAAATAGTATCTGCTATGGAACTTGTTATGCAACTTTGTCATTTCAgaattgtgcccttgagaggtaaattGGGCTatcgcacaaaaacaaagttttgagaacatgagctccaaagttgaaataaaataaaaaaaaatcagtgtgcctatatcctacaattgatatatatcataggcagcacagaggtatggcttagataataacaacttatccaattgaaaatatttaataaaaagggggccggggtcaaaaatgtgggatagcccactttacctctcaagggcacaactgCACAGTGGTCCGGTAAAACTAAGTGAATCTTATTGCAGCTTTAAGTCATAAATAAACGAGGAGATCCGTCGCTGTACCGTTAGCAGCGACGCCCTCTGGGTGTTGGGGTCATGTGACTTTTGTGGCCCCGCCTCCCGCAGGTCAGCAGCAAAGATGAGGACTTCCTCGATCTGTCGGTGGATGTGGAGCAGAACACCTCCATCACGCACTGCCTCAGGTGAGCGTGTGCCCCTCTGTCAGCTCTGCGGGTTGCCTCTACGTGGCTGGGTCCCAGAATGCCGCtttattttgcttatttttctctgagggcagagggttcagcaaCACAGAGACGCTGTGCAGCGAGTACAAGTACTACTGTGAGCAGTGTCGGAGTAAACAGgaagcccagaagaggtgagtcTGCCTGCCCTGGCTTACAGTTTAAAGTTTTCAAGGCAGAAATGAAATA comes from Brienomyrus brachyistius isolate T26 unplaced genomic scaffold, BBRACH_0.4 scaffold90, whole genome shotgun sequence and encodes:
- the LOC125727181 gene encoding ubiquitin carboxyl-terminal hydrolase 12-like, producing MEILMTVRKIASICTMGANASALEKEIGPEQFPVNEHYFGLVNFGNTCYCNSVLQALYFCRPFREKVLAYKMQPRRKENLLTCLADLFNSIATQKKKVGVIPPKKFISRLRKENELFDNYMQQDAHEFLNYLLNTIADLLLEEKSQERQQNGKLVSNGGGGGSGNGPEAEEQERTQQTWVHEIFQGTLTNETRCLNCEAVSSKDEDFLDLSVDVEQNTSITHCLRGFSNTETLCSEYKYYCEQCRSKQEAQKRMRVKKLPMILALHLKRFKYMDQLHRYTKLSYRVVFPLELRLFNTSGDATNPDRLYDLVAVVVHCGSGPNRGHYITIVKSHGFWLLFDDDIVEKIDAQAIEEFYGLTSDISKNSESGYILFYQSRD